Proteins encoded in a region of the Pigmentiphaga litoralis genome:
- a CDS encoding YbdK family carboxylate-amine ligase, with amino-acid sequence MESIAFTPSAAHTLGIELELQIVDAHSFDLRGSAEDLLAQLANHSIADRVKPEITRAMIELNSSVHTDPTALLEEMRHMRDVLGEAADTVGVRIAGGGTHPFMRWQDRTIFDSPRFQYLSEMYGYLARQFTVFGQHIHLGVASGDDAIAMTHRLSPYVPHFIALSASSPYFEGVDTLFSCSRLNALNAFPMAGHMPPSVTDWYGFEAYLNQLQSSGLVDSIKDLYWDVRPKPEFGTVEIRVCDTPLTVEKACQLAAFAQALGVALSRRALPAPEAWLAYNTNRFQACRFGLQGNYVDPVHGRMRLMDHLRMTLEQLAPIAAELGTTDMLQSLADGALKQGCDARWLRTQFHRSRELPAVVQASVAAWRGHVPQCIDMPPLTVIPRRRVRAGAEAIMPVDGLALPQPGQAPEALH; translated from the coding sequence ATGGAATCCATCGCCTTCACCCCATCGGCTGCGCATACCCTGGGTATCGAACTCGAATTGCAGATTGTTGATGCGCACTCGTTCGACCTGCGGGGTTCCGCAGAAGACCTGCTGGCCCAATTGGCCAACCACTCCATCGCCGATCGCGTCAAACCCGAGATCACGCGCGCGATGATCGAATTGAATTCCTCCGTCCACACGGATCCCACCGCGCTGCTGGAAGAGATGCGCCACATGCGCGACGTGCTGGGCGAAGCCGCCGACACCGTGGGTGTCCGTATTGCCGGCGGCGGCACGCACCCATTCATGCGCTGGCAAGACCGGACCATCTTCGATTCGCCCCGCTTCCAGTACCTGTCCGAGATGTATGGCTACCTGGCGCGCCAGTTCACCGTGTTCGGCCAGCACATCCACCTGGGCGTGGCGTCGGGGGACGACGCGATCGCCATGACGCACCGGCTGTCGCCCTACGTGCCGCATTTTATTGCGCTGTCGGCCTCGTCGCCGTATTTCGAGGGCGTCGACACGCTGTTTTCGTGCAGCCGCCTGAACGCGCTCAATGCCTTCCCCATGGCGGGCCACATGCCGCCGTCGGTCACCGACTGGTATGGCTTCGAAGCCTATCTGAACCAGCTGCAAAGCTCCGGTCTGGTGGACAGCATCAAGGACCTGTACTGGGACGTGCGCCCCAAGCCCGAATTCGGCACGGTCGAAATCCGGGTGTGCGATACGCCGCTCACGGTCGAAAAGGCCTGCCAGCTGGCGGCGTTCGCCCAGGCCCTGGGCGTGGCGCTGAGCCGCCGCGCGCTGCCCGCGCCCGAGGCCTGGCTGGCCTACAACACCAATCGCTTCCAGGCCTGCCGCTTCGGTCTGCAGGGCAATTATGTCGATCCGGTCCACGGGCGGATGCGCCTGATGGACCACTTGCGGATGACGCTGGAACAGCTGGCGCCGATCGCCGCCGAACTCGGCACGACGGACATGCTGCAATCCCTGGCCGACGGCGCCCTGAAGCAAGGGTGCGACGCGCGATGGCTGCGCACGCAATTCCATCGCAGCCGCGAGCTGCCGGCGGTGGTGCAGGCATCGGTGGCGGCGTGGCGCGGACATGTGCCGCAATGCATCGACATGCCGCCGCTGACCGTGATTCCACGGCGGCGCGTGCGTGCCGGCGCCGAGGCCATCATGCCGGTGGACGGGCTGGCCCTGCCGCAACCCGGCCAGGCGCCCGAAGCCCTGCACTAG